The Patagioenas fasciata isolate bPatFas1 chromosome 3, bPatFas1.hap1, whole genome shotgun sequence genome contains a region encoding:
- the GJA1 gene encoding gap junction alpha-1 protein — protein MGDWSALGKLLDKVQAYSTAGGKVWLSVLFIFRILLLGTAVESAWGDEQSAFRCNTQQPGCENVCYDKSFPISHVRFWVLQIIFVSVPTLLYLAHVFYVMRKEEKLNKREEELKVVQNDGVNVDMHLKQIEIKKFKYGIEEHGKVKMRGGLLRTYIISILFKSVFEVAFLLIQWYIYGFSLNAIYTCERDPCPHRVDCFLSRPTEKTIFILFMLVVSLVSLALNIIELFYVFFKGVKDRVKGKTDPYSHSGAMSPSKDCGSPKYAYYNGCSSPTAPLSPMSPPGYKLVTGDRNNSSCRNYNKQASEQNWANYSAEQNRMGQAGSTISNSHAQPFDFSDEHQNTKKMTSGHELQPLTIVDQRPPSRASSRASSRPRPDDLEI, from the coding sequence ATGGGTGATTGGAGTGCCTTGGGAAAACTTCTTGACAAAGTTCAAGCCTATTCTACTGCAGGAGGGAAAGTGTGGCTGTCTGTCCTCTTCATTTTCCGAATCTTGCTATTGGGGACAGCGGTCGAATCTGCTTGGGGAGATGAACAGTCTGCTTTCCGGTGCAATACTCAACAGCCTGGTTGCGAGAACGTCTGCTATGACAAGTCCTTCCCCATTTCCCATGTGCGCTTCTGGGTTCTGCAGATCATATTTGTGTCTGTACCTACCCTTTTGTACCTGGCACATGTGTTCTATGTaatgaggaaagaagagaagctgaacaaaagagaaGAAGAGCTCAAGGTGGTCCAAAATGATGGCGTGAATGTGGATATGCACCTCAAGCAAATAGAAATTAAGAAATTCAAGTATGGGATCGAAGAGCATGGCAAAGTGAAGATGCGTGGGGGACTGCTCCGTACTTACATCATCAGCATCCTGTTTAAATCTGTCTTCGAGGTGGCTTTCTTGCTGATACAGTGGTACATTTATGGGTTTAGCCTGAATGCCATCTACACCTGTGAGAGAGATCCATGCCCGCACAGAGTGGACTGTTTCCTTTCCCGTCCAACTGAGAAAACcatcttcatcctcttcatgCTGGTTGTGTCCTTGGTGTCTCTTGCCTTGAACATCATTGAGCTTTTCTACGTGTTCTTCAAGGGTGTCAAGGATCGTGTGAAAGGGAAAACAGACCCCTACTCCCACAGCGGTGCCATGAGCCCTTCCAAGGACTGTGGATCCCCCAAATATGCTTATTACAATGGCTGCTCCTCACCGACCGCCCCCTTGTCTCCCATGTCTCCCCCAGGGTACAAGCTCGTCACTGGAGACAGGAACAATTCCTCCTGTCGTAACTACAATAAGCAAGCCAGCGAGCAAAACTGGGCCAACTACAGTGCGGAGCAGAACAGAATGGggcaggctggcagcaccatctCCAACTCGCATGCTCAGCCCTTCGACTTCTCCGATGAGCACCAGAACACTAAAAAAATGACGTCGGGACATGAGCTGCAACCCCTCACCATTGTGGACCAGAGGcctcccagcagagccagcagccgAGCCAGCAGCAGGCCTCGACCTGATGACCTGGAGATCTAA